The following DNA comes from Micromonospora chokoriensis.
CTTCCGCTGCCGCTCCGGCTTGGCGAGGATGTCCTTCAGGTCGGCGATCTCGATCTCAAGCTTGGCCAGGTCGTCGAGGATCCGCTGCCGCTCCAACGCGGCGAGACGACGCAGCTGCATGTCCAGGATCGCGGTCGCCTGGATCTCGTCGATGTCCAGCAGCCGGATCAGGCCCTGCCGCGCGTCCTCCACGGTCGGCGAACGCCGGATGAGCGCGATCACCTCGTCCAGGGCGTCCAGCGCCTTGGACAGACCCCGCAGGATGTGCGCCCGCTCCTCGGCCTTGCGGAGCCGGAACGCCGTCCGCCGGCGGATCACGTCGATCTGGTGCTCGACGTAGTAGCGGATGAACTGGGCCAGGTTGAGCGTGCGCGGCACCCCGTCGACAAGCGCCAGCATGTTGGCGCCGAAGGTCTCCTGGAGCTGGGTGTGCTTGTACAGGTTGTTCAGCACGACCTTCGCGACAGCGTCGCGCTTGAGCACCAGCACGATCCGCATACCGGTACGACCGGAGGACTCGTCGCGGATGTCGGCGATGCCGGCGAGCTTGCCCTCCTTGATCAGCTCAGCGATCCGCTCGGCGAGATTGTCCGGGTTGACCTGGTAGGGCAGCTCGCTGACGACCAGGCAGGGACGGCCTCGCTTGTCCTCCTCGACCTCCACCACGGCGCGCATCCGAATCGAGCCCCGACCCGTGCGGTAGGCGTCCTGGATCGCCGTCGTGCCGACGATCAGACCGTGGGTGGGGAAGTCCGGGCCCTTGACGATGCCGAGCAGCGCCTCGAGGGTGGTCTCCTCGTCCTCCTCCGGGTGCTCCAGGCACCACTGCACGGCCGCGCCGATCTCGCGCAGGTTGTGCGGCGGAATCTTGGTGGCCATGCCGACCGCGATGCCCTCGGAGCCGTTCACCAGCAGGTTGGGGATCCGCGACGGCAGGATCGTGGGCTCCTTGGCCCGGCCGTCGTAGTTGTCCTGCAGGTCGACGGTGTCCTCGTCGATGTCGCGCAGCATCTCCATGGCGAGCGGGTCGAGCTTGCATTCCGTATATCTCATGGCGGCAGCCGGATCATTACCCGGCGAGCCGAAGTTGCCGTTGCCGTCGACCAGCGGGTACCGCAGTGACCAGGGCTGCGCCATCCGGACCAGCGCGTCGTAGATCGCCGAGTCGCCGTGCGGGTGGAACTGGCCCATCACGTCGCCGACGACGCGGGAGCACTTCACGTAGCCGCGGTCCGGGCGGTAGCCGGAGTCGAACATCGCATAGAGGATCTTGCGGTGGACCGGCTTGAGCCCGTCCCGGACGTCCGGCAGCGCGCGCCCGACGATGACGCTCATCGCGTAGTCGAGGTAGGAGCGCTGCATCTCCACCTCGAGCCCGACCGGTTCGATCCGGTCGTGCGCGACCACCGCGGCGATGGCCTCGGCGGGGACCTCAGGCTCGTTCGGTGTGGACTCGGGAGAATCGGTCACTGTATACCCTTATCAGACTCAGAGTCGTTTTTATGCTGTGGATAACCGCTGTGGATACCGGCCAAGCTGTGGATAACTCTGTGGACCGCGCCGGATCGACCGGGCGTTGCCCAGCGGATCCGGCGCGGTCCGTCAGATATCCAGGAACCGGACGTCCTTGGCGTTGCGCTGGATGAACGACCGGCGCGCCTCGACGTCCTCACCCATCAGCACACTGAACAACTCGTCGGCGGTCGCCGCGTCGTCGAGAGTGACCTGACGCAGGGTACGCGTCGCCGGGTTCATCGTTGTTTCCCACAGCTCGGGATAGTTCATCTCGCCGAGGCCCTTGAAGCGCTGGATGTCGTCCGGCTTGGCGTTGGCCTTCTTCTGCTGGCGCAGCGCGATCAGCCCGTCCCGCTCACGGTCGGAGTACGCGTACTGCGCGTCGTCGCCCTTCTTGTTCCACTTGATCTTGTAGAGCGGTGGAGCGGCCAGGTAGACGTGCCCCAGCTCGACGAGCGGACGCATGAAGCGGAACAGCAGGGTGAGCAGCAGCGTCTGAATGTGCTGGCCGTCGACGTCCGCGTCGGCCATCAGCACGATCTTGTGGTACCGCAGCTTCTCGATGTCGAAGTCGTCGTGGATGCCGGTGCCCAGCGCGGTGATCAGCGCCTGGACCTCGTTGTTCTTCAGCACCCGGTCGATCCGGGCCTTCTCCACGTTGAGGATCTTGCCGCGGATCGGCAGGATCGCCTGGGTCCGCGGGTCGCGGCCCTGCTTGGCCGAGCCACCGGCCGAGTCGCCCTCGACGATGAACACCTCGGACTCGCGCGGGTCGGTGGACTGGCAGTCGGCCAGCTTGCCCGGCATCGAGCCGGACTCCAGCAGCGACTTGCGCCGGGCCAGCTTCCGCGCCTGCTGGGCGGCGATCCGGGCCCGGGCCGCCTGGGAGGCCTTCGTAATGATCATCTTGGCCTCGGCCGGGTTGCGGTCGAACCAGTCGACCAGCCACTCGTTGCAGACCCGCTGCACGAAGCTCTTCACCGGGGTGTTGCCGAGCTTGGTCTTCGTCTGTCCCTCGAACTGCGGGTTGGCCAACTTGACCGAGATGATCGCCGCGAGCCCCTCACGGATGTCCTCGCCGGAGAGCTTCTCGTCGCCCTTGAGCAGCTTCTTGTCGGTGCCGTACCGGTTGACCACGCTGGTCAGCGCGGACCGGAAGCCCTCCTCGTGGGTGCCGCCCTCGTGCGTGTTGATCGTGTTGGCGAA
Coding sequences within:
- the gyrA gene encoding DNA gyrase subunit A, with product MTDSPESTPNEPEVPAEAIAAVVAHDRIEPVGLEVEMQRSYLDYAMSVIVGRALPDVRDGLKPVHRKILYAMFDSGYRPDRGYVKCSRVVGDVMGQFHPHGDSAIYDALVRMAQPWSLRYPLVDGNGNFGSPGNDPAAAMRYTECKLDPLAMEMLRDIDEDTVDLQDNYDGRAKEPTILPSRIPNLLVNGSEGIAVGMATKIPPHNLREIGAAVQWCLEHPEEDEETTLEALLGIVKGPDFPTHGLIVGTTAIQDAYRTGRGSIRMRAVVEVEEDKRGRPCLVVSELPYQVNPDNLAERIAELIKEGKLAGIADIRDESSGRTGMRIVLVLKRDAVAKVVLNNLYKHTQLQETFGANMLALVDGVPRTLNLAQFIRYYVEHQIDVIRRRTAFRLRKAEERAHILRGLSKALDALDEVIALIRRSPTVEDARQGLIRLLDIDEIQATAILDMQLRRLAALERQRILDDLAKLEIEIADLKDILAKPERQRKIVSEELGEIVAKWGDDRRTQIIPFDGEVSMEDLIAREDVVVTITRTGYAKRTKVDLYRSQRRGGKGVSGATLRQDDIVSHFFVCSTHDWILFFTNKGRVYRAKAYELPEASRVAKGQHVANLLAFQPDEQIAQIIEIPNYQVAPYLVLATKNGLVKKTRLEEFDSNRSGGIIAINLRDEDELVGAALVAPENDLLLVSKKAQAIRFNASDEALRPMGRATSGVIGMRFTDDDVLLAMEVVREGLDVLVATNGGYAKRTPIEEYPVQGRGGKGVLTAKITERRGGLVGAVVIDPDDELFAITSNGGVIRTPVKPVRRTRDRNTMGVKLMDLPDGVTIVAIARNADEPDEQD
- the gyrB gene encoding DNA topoisomerase (ATP-hydrolyzing) subunit B; this translates as MAAQEKQEYGAESITVLEGLEAVRKRPGMYIGSTGERGLHHLVWEVVDNAVDEALAGYCDTIDVVLLADGGVRVTDNGRGFPVDLHPKLKKPGVEVALTVLHAGGKFDGKAYAVSGGLHGVGVSVVNALSTRMAVEIHKSGFVWRQQYTNSKPSPLEKGETTDRSGSAVSFWPDPDVFETVDFDFQTIYRRLQEMAFLNRALRIHLLDERVAEEEDGRQREVTFYYEGGISDFVRHLNASKNPIHKTVVEFGAEEEGMSVEIAMQWNESYGESVYTFANTINTHEGGTHEEGFRSALTSVVNRYGTDKKLLKGDEKLSGEDIREGLAAIISVKLANPQFEGQTKTKLGNTPVKSFVQRVCNEWLVDWFDRNPAEAKMIITKASQAARARIAAQQARKLARRKSLLESGSMPGKLADCQSTDPRESEVFIVEGDSAGGSAKQGRDPRTQAILPIRGKILNVEKARIDRVLKNNEVQALITALGTGIHDDFDIEKLRYHKIVLMADADVDGQHIQTLLLTLLFRFMRPLVELGHVYLAAPPLYKIKWNKKGDDAQYAYSDRERDGLIALRQQKKANAKPDDIQRFKGLGEMNYPELWETTMNPATRTLRQVTLDDAATADELFSVLMGEDVEARRSFIQRNAKDVRFLDI